The Streptomyces sp. CC0208 genome window below encodes:
- a CDS encoding LamG-like jellyroll fold domain-containing protein encodes MRVRPFSRVRSTRRTRRARRGVALLLLTVFACMWTTQSAMAAGAELHTVDLSLPRLSSLTAWLKDPHWGRLPAQESGTAAGKRHHVPASATEAHRGVGRQPGKGKGELSAYHAHQASVKRGRSAVGGSGFNAKTSKRDAGKSSRTDTVYDNADGTTTRRIYPTTVNYQVGKGRWAPIDVDVRAGPDGRWYEKANSVGVDLAPQADDSDLVSLAPDAQHSVAYELKGAQSVKGTADGSRVTYAGVLADTDLQVAPTATGVKEAVVLHSADAGNSWTFPLHLKGLTPVQHKDGSIVLRDGAGKTVERIPSSYAYDSRVDPRSGDPTTTRDVTTTLVRSSGGYALKITLDEAWLKDAHRVFPVTVDPTVTDGWTTTYAESGAAGDHSYEQTIKVGSYDSGTHSAAGYVNHWDTAWDASGATVTSATLHLFDTWASTCTAERFDVALVTQAWTPEGVTSYPGPTYGSSIGNATPTVPNACANTAADRSVGDWVSVSLTTSAIQGWFSGSTADHGLAVYASNSDALHWKQFGSFNDPSLGPYIVVNYTGNTAPQLYEQFPADNAVVGTTTPELTAWAGGANSSGSAGQYQFKVYDANNALVADSGLVSTGDWTVPAGKLAWGKNYTWQVQAYDSTTGLYSPADPYELSVQVPQPVITSGLSQNSSDHGFDASIGNYTTSDTDASISTVGPSLDVERDYNSRDPRWTGAFGAGWSSILDARATEQYNAAGTVTGVNVTYPDGSQVGYGKNSDGTFAPGTGRWATFTTVTGGYRLTDKDDTVYAFTTSLGSGGYGLTTVTDANGRAITLTWTSGHVTKMKSAVSGRSLNFTWSPPTGALATHVATVTTDPVTNGDSTTVLTWTYGYSSDRLTTVCAPLSTTKCTTYGYTTGSQYQNASLDLDPSAAWPLTESSGTTAKDAVLSNEGTKNATYENVTLGAAGPLTGSSSTAASFNGTTSDVALPKNTGNDTDSGALSLWFKTSAGPGVLYSYASQPIGSGQAAGFYTPSIYVGTDGKLNAEFWYSGGINPIVSSASVADGKWHHVVLSAAGNSQSLFLDNTKVGSRSGTVSIKSAVAFGKNQVFNYLGTGFLGGNWPDEPHSSSSDATGYATYFTGSIADVAWYGRPLVAADVNSLYQYGTHSANLLTSVKRPSGKTFAAMTYDPATTTLTQLTDENGGVWKLAAPTVTGSSQTYRGAVLGAGPAGYYRLGEAAGATTAVNEVHGGNGTYSAVTLGATGPFSDAKATTYNGSTSYTELPTSVQFGTSDRSLELWFKTASQGVIVGAQSAAISGATATSGTYAPLLYVGTDNKLHGHYYSGSGSATTAFGSTGTVTDNTWHHVALTASGATQTLYLDGVKQAAYSGTPADQTYNHVYLGAGFSKAWLNSPADVSHFTGSIADAAFYHSALTAADVAAHVEAARNSTGLLPVETVKVTSPTTSTLTYTYDVTNGNRALTETDGLGNKTSFGYDTAGFEHTVTDPNGAVTTTGHDVRGNIVSSTNCQDQVANKCNTEYYTYYPDDTTAQLTTADPRNDQLLTERDGRSASATDTTYLTSYTYDSAGNQTVVTGPAVPGFPSGRATTTVYSDGTSTYPSADGGVVPKGLPVKTVSPGGAVNSVSYFSNGDVASTTDAIGLVTSYTYDGVGQVLSQKVVSDTYPNGLTTTYTYDKNGQVTSESDPQITDRVQGATHAAVSGTVYDDDGDVLSQTVSDATGGDASRTETQTYDAYDRLLTESDANVAAGTSYGNTTTYTYDTSGNKTKEVTSAGNETDYTYDDNGNLLTQALMYTGDPVSPQTATSLVESSRAYDPAGRLASITDALGAKTSYTYTDDGLTATVKKTSSDGSSTYTLESDTYDAAGNLLAQTTDNGENVTQYTVDASDRTTSTTVDPTGVDRVSTVSYTPDDQVASENDHDATGYDRTTTDTYDDMGNVLSETLYGDASGHPAGWWKLNQTSGRSVTDASGTGNTATAGSGVTWSDDAAQFSGDTSGNGDIIATNSPVLDTSASYTVSAWVKLSDTSTFRTFVSQGGTNRSSFYLQYASSTGVFRLISPSQDTSAAPSAYYTAAASGTPALNTWTHLVGDFDASTGTMSLYVNGALAGSASNAAPWSGSGPLSIGGAKTAGGTVSNAVNGAVSNVQTYQRALSASEISSLYGKGRSGGTVGSSDQQTTKYTYDKRGLPLSETDPEQHTTNYDYDEAGNLAATTAPAVQAEADGTAANAVTVRPVTYSGFNTFGEAVAEKDPNGLVTTSAYDADGNKVSETLPSYTPAGASTPNAGTTVWTYDSEGNQTGQTTPGGKTTSYLYDQMGDLAQITEPDGTKTHATYDANGEQRTATDGTGAQTQATYDYLGRQITSTTLERYPSTRTLTTNYSYGVTTGNPYGAHTASVQSPGGVTTSYAYNRAGDVTSVTDGAGNSTSYAYDFEDNNTKTTLADGSYTVTDYNVDDDPTATRSYDSNGTYLYGTSQQYDGNGNLVAATDANQHTTHWTYDAAGTITQQVEPVDATTSITTSFGYDQAGNRTRFTDGRGNSWRYGYTPWGQQEKVIEPTTSQYTSAADSTTTLAYDADGNTTSATAPGGVTTSMTYDANDQLKTLSGSGAEAASAKHTFSYDADGRVTSADTDEAGTTGAVDHQASTHDAFTYDDRGDVLSASGSAGSSSFTYDNNGSMLSRTDAAGTQSYGYDTAGRLSSLDDAASGTHLTYTYDQLNNVKTVKYGSTGQTRTLNYNSAHELSSDVLVQGASTLSSFTYGYDNNGNLTSKTTAGVTGASANTYTYDWSDRLTSWNNGTTTTAYQYDASGNRVRVGSDVYTYDARDQLTSDGTHAYTYSARGTMTQESSTAGGTVGYRTDAFGGQIVAGAQSYTLDALGRNITDTDTGASTTRTFTYSGADNTIATDGDASYTYDPSGGLVGVKQTGASSGALALTDLHDDVVGTFTSGATSLSGSATYDPLGKVTSVASLIGHLGFQSGWTEPGTGDVGTASRWYSPATGEFLNKDSVSLSPTPDSVAANPFAYVDDNPMVGTDPSGHCSMWSLSCDVQAVKHVAKKVKHAAKAVYHAAKHVARKVVHAVKHAAHKVVHQVRDVYRATQRVTRRVYHYTARHVKRIYHASVHAVHTAYHKVSKVAHRVVHAVKKAAHKVAHAVKKAAKAVAHATRTAYHATVKAVKTTAKFVKNHAAAITSIVVSTAVFAGCEAATWGVGTIGCAALAGAAGSLVEQGFKCADNGGSDCSVGAFAGSAVEGAVAGAVGGALGSLGGKLLAKAAPKAMEVVGGLFGKGATEAGEAGAADATDEAASAAESEGAGSRSQSHSSEDGGGSCPIPHSFTGATRVLLADGSTKAIEQVKVGDTIANSVPGVAGTQAHKVTAVIVTHTDHDFVDLTVKATAGSTAKQSAKAGAKSLAKKVARKAAFGLAASAAVLGALGASHSHGAAQGPTTKTVAAVSSWQSAKAAAGTTSDARGAHLVTTFHHPFYDETESAFVDAKDLKAGDVLQTPTGTAEITGVRLYHANTTTYDLTIGTLHTYYVEAGDTPVLVHNCSGGVAPNGAACACNGSTDPSNEDLIQSIATRAERKVGGSGAVKGTAKHAYADKLLQRYQGIYGNRGLVTEQSYLGGAPVARGTAGSARPDVYDPAEGIVYDYKFVMKPGRGIGKWQADKNANNVPGVNLTIEVNP; translated from the coding sequence GTGCGCGTTCGGCCCTTCAGCCGTGTCCGCTCCACCCGCCGTACACGGCGCGCCCGTCGCGGTGTCGCGCTACTCCTGCTGACCGTGTTCGCCTGCATGTGGACGACACAGTCGGCGATGGCCGCCGGGGCCGAACTGCACACGGTGGACCTCTCGTTGCCGCGTCTGTCCTCGCTCACGGCCTGGCTGAAGGACCCGCACTGGGGCCGGCTGCCGGCGCAGGAGTCGGGCACGGCGGCGGGCAAGCGGCACCATGTGCCGGCCTCGGCCACCGAGGCCCACCGGGGCGTGGGCCGTCAGCCGGGCAAGGGCAAGGGCGAGCTCTCCGCGTACCACGCGCACCAGGCGTCAGTGAAACGGGGCAGGAGCGCCGTCGGCGGCAGCGGCTTCAACGCGAAGACCAGCAAGCGGGACGCCGGCAAGTCCTCACGCACCGACACCGTGTACGACAACGCCGACGGAACGACCACCAGACGGATCTACCCCACGACCGTCAACTACCAGGTCGGCAAGGGCAGATGGGCGCCCATCGACGTGGACGTCCGGGCCGGGCCGGACGGGCGCTGGTACGAGAAGGCCAACTCCGTCGGCGTCGACCTCGCCCCGCAGGCCGATGACTCCGACCTCGTCTCCCTGGCTCCCGACGCACAGCACTCCGTCGCCTACGAACTGAAGGGCGCACAGTCCGTCAAGGGCACCGCCGACGGCTCGCGCGTCACCTACGCCGGTGTCCTCGCCGACACCGATCTCCAGGTCGCCCCCACCGCCACCGGTGTGAAGGAAGCGGTCGTCCTGCACTCCGCGGACGCCGGCAACTCCTGGACCTTCCCGCTCCACCTCAAGGGACTCACCCCGGTCCAGCACAAGGACGGCTCGATCGTCCTGCGCGACGGCGCCGGGAAGACCGTAGAGCGCATCCCTTCGTCGTACGCCTACGACTCGAGGGTCGATCCGCGCTCCGGTGACCCCACCACCACGCGCGACGTGACCACGACCCTCGTGCGGAGCAGCGGCGGCTACGCGCTGAAGATCACCCTCGACGAGGCCTGGCTGAAGGACGCGCACCGCGTCTTCCCCGTCACCGTCGACCCGACCGTCACCGACGGCTGGACGACCACCTACGCGGAGTCGGGCGCGGCCGGCGACCACTCCTACGAGCAGACGATCAAGGTCGGCTCGTACGACTCGGGCACGCACTCCGCCGCCGGTTACGTCAACCACTGGGACACCGCCTGGGACGCGAGCGGCGCTACCGTCACGTCGGCCACGCTGCACCTGTTCGACACCTGGGCCTCGACCTGCACCGCCGAACGGTTCGACGTCGCCCTGGTCACCCAGGCGTGGACGCCCGAGGGCGTCACCAGTTACCCCGGCCCGACCTACGGCTCCTCCATAGGCAACGCGACCCCGACCGTGCCCAACGCCTGCGCGAACACGGCCGCGGACCGCTCGGTGGGCGACTGGGTCAGCGTCTCCCTGACGACCTCCGCGATCCAGGGCTGGTTCAGCGGCTCCACGGCCGACCACGGCCTCGCGGTGTACGCGTCGAACAGCGACGCCCTGCACTGGAAGCAGTTCGGCTCGTTCAACGATCCCTCGCTCGGCCCCTACATCGTCGTCAACTACACCGGGAACACCGCCCCGCAGCTCTACGAGCAGTTCCCCGCCGACAACGCGGTCGTCGGCACCACCACCCCCGAACTCACCGCCTGGGCGGGCGGCGCCAACTCCAGCGGTAGCGCCGGCCAGTACCAGTTCAAGGTCTACGACGCGAACAACGCCCTGGTCGCCGACTCGGGCCTCGTCTCCACCGGCGACTGGACCGTGCCGGCCGGGAAACTGGCCTGGGGCAAGAACTACACCTGGCAGGTGCAGGCGTACGACTCCACGACCGGGCTCTACTCGCCCGCCGATCCCTACGAGCTGTCCGTCCAGGTGCCCCAGCCCGTGATCACCTCCGGGCTGTCGCAGAACAGCAGCGACCACGGCTTCGACGCGTCCATCGGCAACTACACGACCTCCGACACGGACGCCTCGATCTCGACCGTCGGCCCGTCCCTGGACGTCGAGCGCGACTACAACTCCCGTGACCCGCGCTGGACCGGCGCCTTCGGAGCCGGCTGGTCGTCCATCCTCGACGCCCGCGCCACCGAGCAGTACAACGCCGCCGGGACCGTCACCGGCGTCAACGTCACCTACCCGGACGGCTCCCAGGTCGGCTACGGCAAGAACAGCGACGGCACCTTCGCACCGGGGACCGGCCGCTGGGCCACGTTCACCACGGTCACCGGCGGCTACCGCCTGACCGACAAGGACGACACGGTCTACGCCTTCACCACCTCACTGGGTTCGGGCGGTTACGGCCTCACCACCGTCACGGACGCCAACGGCCGTGCCATCACGCTGACCTGGACCAGCGGACACGTCACCAAGATGAAGTCCGCCGTCTCGGGTCGCTCCCTGAACTTCACCTGGTCCCCGCCGACCGGCGCCCTGGCCACGCACGTCGCCACCGTCACCACCGACCCGGTCACCAACGGCGACTCCACGACCGTACTGACCTGGACCTACGGTTACTCCAGCGACCGGTTGACGACCGTGTGCGCCCCGCTGTCGACGACGAAGTGCACGACGTACGGCTACACGACCGGCTCGCAGTACCAGAACGCCTCCCTCGACCTCGACCCGAGCGCCGCCTGGCCGCTCACCGAGAGCTCCGGCACCACCGCCAAGGACGCGGTGCTCTCCAACGAGGGCACCAAGAACGCCACGTACGAGAACGTGACGCTCGGCGCGGCCGGCCCGCTCACCGGTTCCTCCTCCACCGCCGCCTCCTTCAACGGCACCACCTCCGACGTCGCACTGCCCAAGAACACCGGCAACGACACCGATTCGGGCGCCCTGTCCCTGTGGTTCAAGACCTCGGCCGGACCGGGCGTGCTCTACTCCTACGCCTCCCAACCGATCGGCTCCGGACAGGCCGCCGGCTTCTACACCCCGTCGATCTACGTCGGCACCGACGGCAAGCTGAACGCCGAGTTCTGGTACAGCGGCGGCATCAACCCGATCGTGTCCTCGGCGTCCGTGGCCGACGGCAAGTGGCACCACGTGGTGCTGAGCGCGGCGGGCAACTCGCAGTCGCTGTTCCTGGACAACACGAAGGTCGGTTCCCGCTCCGGCACCGTATCCATCAAGAGCGCGGTGGCCTTCGGCAAGAACCAGGTCTTCAACTACCTCGGCACCGGGTTCCTCGGCGGTAACTGGCCGGACGAGCCGCACAGCAGCTCCAGCGACGCCACCGGGTACGCGACGTACTTCACCGGCTCGATCGCCGACGTCGCCTGGTACGGACGGCCGTTGGTCGCCGCCGACGTCAACTCCCTCTACCAGTACGGCACCCACTCCGCGAACCTGCTCACCTCGGTCAAGCGGCCCTCGGGCAAGACCTTCGCGGCGATGACGTACGACCCGGCGACCACGACGCTGACCCAGCTCACCGACGAGAACGGCGGCGTCTGGAAGCTCGCCGCGCCCACGGTCACCGGCTCCAGCCAGACCTACCGGGGCGCGGTGCTCGGCGCGGGGCCCGCCGGTTACTACCGGCTCGGTGAAGCGGCCGGGGCGACCACGGCCGTCAACGAGGTGCATGGCGGCAACGGCACCTACAGCGCCGTGACGCTCGGCGCGACGGGCCCCTTCAGCGACGCCAAGGCCACGACCTACAACGGCAGCACCTCGTACACCGAACTGCCGACCTCCGTGCAGTTCGGCACCAGCGACCGCAGTCTCGAACTCTGGTTCAAGACCGCGAGCCAGGGCGTCATCGTCGGTGCCCAGTCGGCGGCGATATCCGGCGCGACCGCCACCTCCGGCACCTACGCGCCCCTGCTGTACGTCGGCACCGACAACAAGCTGCACGGCCACTACTACTCGGGCAGCGGCTCCGCCACGACCGCGTTCGGCTCGACCGGGACGGTCACCGACAACACCTGGCACCACGTGGCCCTCACGGCCTCCGGCGCCACCCAGACCCTGTACCTGGACGGCGTCAAGCAGGCCGCCTACTCCGGCACCCCCGCCGACCAGACCTACAACCACGTCTACCTCGGCGCCGGGTTCTCCAAGGCCTGGCTCAACTCCCCGGCGGACGTCAGCCACTTCACCGGTTCCATCGCGGACGCCGCCTTCTACCACTCGGCGCTCACGGCCGCCGACGTCGCCGCACACGTCGAGGCCGCCAGGAACTCCACCGGCCTGCTCCCCGTCGAGACGGTCAAGGTGACCTCGCCGACGACGTCCACGCTGACCTACACCTACGACGTCACCAACGGCAACCGCGCCCTGACCGAGACCGACGGCCTCGGCAACAAGACCAGCTTCGGCTACGACACGGCCGGTTTCGAGCACACCGTCACCGACCCCAACGGCGCGGTCACCACCACCGGCCACGACGTCCGCGGCAACATCGTCTCGTCCACGAACTGCCAGGACCAGGTCGCGAACAAGTGCAACACCGAGTACTACACGTACTACCCGGACGACACGACCGCCCAGCTGACCACCGCCGACCCGCGCAACGACCAGCTGCTGACCGAGCGTGACGGCCGCTCGGCGTCCGCGACCGACACCACTTATCTGACGTCGTACACCTACGACTCGGCGGGCAACCAGACCGTCGTCACCGGCCCGGCCGTGCCCGGTTTCCCGAGCGGCCGTGCGACGACCACCGTCTACAGCGACGGCACCAGCACCTACCCCTCCGCCGACGGCGGGGTGGTCCCCAAGGGCCTGCCGGTGAAGACCGTCAGCCCCGGCGGCGCGGTCAACTCGGTGTCGTACTTCTCGAACGGCGACGTCGCCTCCACCACGGACGCCATCGGTCTGGTCACGTCGTACACCTACGACGGTGTCGGCCAGGTGCTGAGCCAGAAGGTCGTCTCCGACACCTACCCGAACGGGCTCACGACCACCTACACGTACGACAAGAACGGCCAGGTGACCTCCGAGAGCGACCCGCAGATCACCGACCGCGTCCAGGGCGCCACGCACGCGGCCGTCTCCGGCACGGTCTACGACGACGACGGCGACGTCCTCTCCCAGACCGTGTCCGACGCCACGGGCGGCGACGCCTCGCGCACCGAGACACAGACCTACGACGCCTACGACCGGCTGCTGACCGAGTCCGACGCCAACGTCGCCGCGGGCACGTCCTACGGCAACACGACGACGTACACCTACGACACCTCCGGCAACAAGACCAAGGAGGTGACGAGCGCCGGCAACGAGACCGACTACACCTACGACGACAACGGCAACCTGCTCACCCAGGCCCTGATGTACACCGGCGACCCGGTCAGCCCGCAGACCGCGACCTCGCTCGTCGAGTCCTCCCGCGCCTACGACCCGGCCGGGCGGCTGGCCTCGATCACCGACGCGCTGGGCGCGAAGACGTCGTACACCTATACCGACGACGGCCTCACGGCGACGGTGAAGAAGACCAGCTCCGACGGGTCGAGCACCTACACCCTGGAGTCGGACACCTACGACGCGGCCGGCAACCTGCTCGCCCAGACGACCGACAACGGCGAGAACGTCACCCAGTACACGGTCGACGCCTCCGACCGCACGACCTCCACCACCGTCGACCCGACCGGAGTCGACCGCGTGTCGACCGTGTCGTACACGCCGGACGACCAGGTTGCGTCGGAGAACGATCACGACGCGACCGGTTATGACCGCACCACGACCGACACGTACGACGACATGGGCAACGTCCTCAGCGAGACCCTGTACGGCGACGCCTCCGGCCACCCGGCCGGCTGGTGGAAGCTGAACCAGACGAGCGGCCGCAGCGTCACCGACGCGTCCGGCACCGGCAACACCGCCACCGCCGGATCGGGCGTGACCTGGTCGGACGACGCCGCCCAGTTCAGCGGCGACACCAGCGGCAACGGCGACATCATCGCCACCAACAGCCCGGTCCTGGACACCAGCGCGTCCTACACGGTCTCCGCATGGGTGAAGCTGTCGGACACCTCGACCTTCCGCACCTTCGTCTCCCAGGGCGGCACCAACCGCTCCTCCTTCTACCTCCAGTACGCCTCCAGCACGGGCGTCTTCCGTCTCATCTCGCCCAGCCAGGACACCTCCGCCGCCCCGTCGGCGTACTACACCGCCGCCGCCTCCGGCACCCCCGCGCTGAACACCTGGACCCACCTGGTCGGCGACTTCGACGCGTCGACGGGCACCATGAGCCTGTACGTCAACGGCGCCCTCGCGGGCTCCGCCAGCAACGCCGCACCGTGGAGCGGCTCCGGCCCGCTGTCCATCGGCGGCGCGAAGACCGCCGGCGGCACCGTCAGCAACGCCGTCAACGGTGCGGTCAGCAACGTCCAGACCTACCAGCGGGCGCTGTCGGCGAGCGAGATCTCCTCCCTCTACGGCAAGGGCCGCAGTGGGGGCACGGTCGGTTCCTCGGACCAGCAGACCACCAAGTACACATACGACAAGCGCGGCCTGCCCCTGTCCGAGACGGACCCCGAGCAGCACACCACCAACTACGACTACGACGAGGCCGGCAACCTCGCCGCCACCACCGCACCGGCGGTCCAGGCGGAGGCCGACGGCACCGCCGCGAACGCCGTGACGGTCCGTCCGGTCACCTACAGCGGCTTCAACACCTTCGGCGAGGCCGTCGCCGAGAAGGACCCGAACGGCCTGGTCACCACGTCGGCGTACGACGCCGACGGCAACAAGGTCAGCGAGACCCTCCCGTCGTACACCCCCGCGGGGGCGTCGACTCCCAACGCGGGCACGACCGTCTGGACGTACGACAGCGAGGGCAACCAGACCGGCCAGACGACCCCCGGCGGCAAGACCACCTCCTACCTCTACGACCAGATGGGCGACCTCGCCCAGATCACCGAGCCCGACGGCACCAAGACCCACGCCACCTACGACGCCAACGGCGAGCAGCGCACGGCGACGGACGGCACGGGCGCGCAGACCCAGGCGACCTACGACTACCTGGGCCGCCAGATCACCTCCACCACCCTTGAGCGCTACCCGTCCACGCGCACACTGACGACGAACTACTCCTACGGCGTCACCACCGGCAACCCCTACGGTGCGCACACGGCGTCGGTGCAGAGCCCGGGCGGCGTGACGACGTCGTACGCCTACAACCGGGCGGGTGACGTCACCTCGGTGACCGACGGCGCGGGCAACTCGACCTCCTACGCCTACGACTTCGAGGACAACAACACCAAGACGACTCTGGCCGACGGCAGTTACACGGTCACCGACTACAACGTCGACGACGACCCGACGGCGACCCGCAGCTACGACTCCAACGGCACCTATCTGTACGGCACTTCGCAGCAGTACGACGGCAACGGCAACCTGGTCGCGGCGACGGACGCCAACCAGCACACCACGCACTGGACGTACGACGCGGCGGGCACGATCACCCAGCAGGTGGAGCCGGTCGACGCGACGACGTCGATCACCACGTCCTTCGGCTACGACCAGGCGGGCAACCGCACGCGCTTCACGGACGGCCGAGGCAACTCCTGGCGCTACGGCTACACCCCGTGGGGCCAGCAGGAGAAGGTGATCGAGCCGACGACGTCCCAGTACACCTCGGCCGCCGACTCCACGACGACCCTGGCCTACGACGCGGACGGCAACACCACCTCGGCCACCGCGCCCGGCGGTGTCACGACGTCGATGACGTACGACGCCAACGACCAGCTGAAGACGCTGTCGGGCTCGGGCGCGGAGGCGGCCTCGGCGAAGCACACCTTCTCCTACGACGCGGACGGCCGGGTGACGTCCGCGGACACGGACGAGGCGGGCACGACCGGCGCCGTGGACCACCAGGCGTCCACACACGACGCGTTCACCTACGACGACCGCGGTGACGTCCTGTCCGCCTCCGGTTCGGCGGGTTCGTCGAGCTTCACGTACGACAACAACGGTTCGATGCTGAGCCGGACGGACGCGGCGGGCACGCAGTCGTACGGCTACGACACGGCGGGCCGGCTGTCCTCCCTGGACGACGCGGCGAGCGGCACCCATCTGACGTACACCTACGACCAGTTGAACAACGTCAAGACCGTCAAGTACGGCAGCACCGGCCAGACCCGCACGCTCAACTACAACAGCGCGCACGAACTGTCCAGCGACGTCCTGGTGCAGGGCGCCTCGACCCTGTCGAGCTTCACCTACGGCTACGACAACAACGGCAACCTGACGTCGAAGACGACCGCGGGCGTGACGGGCGCGTCGGCGAACACGTACACCTACGACTGGTCGGACCGCCTGACCTCGTGGAACAACGGCACGACCACGACGGCGTACCAGTACGACGCCTCGGGCAACCGGGTACGGGTCGGCTCGGACGTGTACACGTACGACGCCCGGGACCAGCTGACCTCGGACGGCACACACGCGTACACCTACTCGGCGCGCGGCACGATGACGCAGGAGTCGTCCACGGCTGGCGGCACGGTCGGGTACAGGACGGACGCGTTCGGCGGCCAGATCGTGGCCGGCGCGCAGTCGTACACGCTGGACGCCCTGGGCCGGAACATCACCGACACGGACACGGGTGCGTCCACGACCCGGACCTTCACCTACTCGGGCGCGGACAACACGATCGCGACGGACGGCGACGCGTCGTACACCTACGACCCGTCGGGCGGCCTGGTCGGCGTGAAGCAGACGGGCGCCTCATCGGGAGCCCTGGCCCTGACGGACCTGCACGACGACGTGGTGGGCACCTTCACGTCCGGTGCCACCTCACTGTCGGGCTCGGCGACGTACGACCCGCTGGGCAAGGTGACGTCGGTGGCCTCGCTGATCGGTCACCTGGGCTTCCAGTCGGGCTGGACGGAACCGGGCACCGGTGATGTGGGTACGGCCTCACGCTGGTACAGCCCGGCGACAGGCGAGTTCCTGAACAAGGACAGCGTGTCGCTGAGCCCCACGCCGGATTCGGTGGCGGCGAACCCGTTCGCGTACGTCGACGACAACCCCATGGTGGGCACCGACCCGTCAGGTCACTGCTCCATGTGGAGCCTCTCGTGCGATGTGCAGGCCGTAAAGCACGTGGCCAAGAAGGTCAAGCATGCGGCGAAGGCCGTGTACCACGCGGCCAAGCACGTGGCCCGCAAGGTCGTGCACGCGGTCAAGCACGCGGCGCACAAGGTGGTGCACCAGGTGCGGGACGTGTACCGGGCGACGCAGCGGGTGACGCGGCGGGTCTACCACTACACGGCCCGGCACGTGAAACGCATCTACCACGCGTCGGTTCACGCGGTCCATACGGCGTATCACAAGGTGTCGAAGGTCGCGCACCGCGTGGTCCACGCGGTGAAGAAGGCGGCGCACAAGGTCGCCCACGCGGTGAAGAAGGCGGCGAAGGCGGTCGCGCATGCGACGCGTACCGCGTATCACGCGACGGTCAAGGCGGTGAAGACGACCGCGAAGTTCGTGAAGAACCACGCGGCGGCGATCACGTCGATCGTGGTCTCGACGGCGGTCTTCGCGGGCTGTGAGGCGGCGACGTGGGGCGTGGGCACGATCGGCTGCGCGGCCTTGGCGGGCGCGGCGGGTTCCCTGGTCGAGCAGGGCTTCAAGTGCGCGGACAACGGCGGCAGCGACTGCAGTGTCGGAGCCTTCGCGGGCTCGGCGGTCGAGGGCGCGGTGGCCGGTGCGGTGGGCGGCGCGCTGGGTTCCCTGGGCGGCAAGCTCCTTGCCAAGGCGGCACCGAAGGCGATGGAGGTCGTCGGCGGGCTGTTCGGCAAGGGCGCGACCGAGGCCGGGGAGGCCGGGGCGGCGGACGCCACGGACGAGGCGGCTTCGGCGGCGGAGTCGGAGGGGGCGGGGTCGAGGTCGCAGTCCCATTCGTCGGAAGACGGGGGCGGGAGTTGCCCGATCCCGCACAGCTTCACCGGCGCGACGCGGGTGCTGCTGGCCGACGGTTCGACGAAGGCGATCGAACAGGTGAAGGTGGGCGACACGATCGCCAACTCGGTGCCGGGCGTGGCGGGTACGCAGGCGCACAAGGTCACCGCGGTGATTGTGACGCACACGGACCATGACTTCGTGGACCTGACGGTGAAGGCGACGGCCGGCTCCACTGCCAAGCAGAGTGCGAAGGCTGGAGCGAAGTCGCTGGCCAAGAAGGTTGCCCGCAAGGCGGCGTTCGGCCTGGCGGCATCGGCGGCGGTGCTGGGTGCGCTGGGGGCGAGTCACAGCCACGGTGCCGCTCAGGGGCCGACGACCAAGACGGTCGCGGCGGTCTCGTCCTGGCAGAGTGCCAAGGCGGCTGCCGGTACCACCTCCGATGCGCGGGGTGCGCACCTGGTGACGACCTTCCACCACCCGTTCTACGACGAGACCGAGTCGGCGTTCGTCGACGCGAAGGACCTGAAGGCTGGCGACGTCCTCCAGACGCCGACGGGAACGGCTGAGATCACCGGTGTCCGGCTGTACCACGCGAACACCACGACGTACGACCTCACCATCGGTACCCTCCACACGTACTACGTGGAGGCTGGCGACACACCGGTCCTGGTCCACAATTGCAGCGGAGGCGTTGCTCCGAACGGCGCCGCCTGTGCGTGCAATGGATCAACGGATCCGTCGAACGAGGACCTGATCCAGTCGATTGCCACCCGGGCCGAACGTAAGGTGGGAGGCAGTGGAGCCGTCAAGGGAACTGCGAAGCACGCCTATGCGGACAAGCTGCTGCAGCGATATCAGGGGATCTACGGGAATCGTGGACTCGTGACCGAGCAGAGCTACCTTGGCGGTGCGCCGGTTGCGCGAGGGACTGCTGGCAGTGCTCGGCCGGACGTCTATGACCCGGCCGAGGGGATCGTGTACGACTATAAATTCGTGATGAAGCCTGGGCGAGGAATCGGCAAATGGCAAGCGGATAAGAATGC